Proteins co-encoded in one Pseudorhizobium banfieldiae genomic window:
- a CDS encoding pseudoazurin has translation MFKTAKTAFVLATSLAILSFPALGAEIEVKMLNKGSDGQAMVFEPAAIKAAPGDTIKFVPTDKGHDAAAMKGMIPDGAEEFKGKMNQEFSVTLDKEGAYVVKCTPHLGMGMVAVVVVGDGAPANLDAVKTGKLPKKARERVDAAIAELGL, from the coding sequence ATGTTCAAGACTGCAAAGACCGCCTTCGTCCTCGCCACCAGCCTCGCCATCTTGTCGTTCCCGGCGCTCGGTGCGGAGATCGAAGTGAAGATGCTCAACAAGGGCAGCGACGGTCAGGCAATGGTATTCGAGCCCGCCGCCATCAAGGCAGCGCCCGGAGACACGATCAAGTTCGTTCCTACCGACAAGGGGCATGATGCCGCCGCGATGAAGGGGATGATCCCGGACGGCGCCGAAGAGTTCAAGGGCAAGATGAACCAGGAGTTCTCCGTCACGCTCGACAAGGAAGGCGCCTATGTCGTGAAGTGCACGCCGCACCTCGGCATGGGCATGGTTGCGGTGGTTGTCGTCGGTGACGGCGCTCCGGCCAACCTCGACGCCGTGAAGACCGGCAAGCTGCCTAAGAAGGCCCGCGAGCGCGTCGACGCCGCTATTGCGGAACTCGGCCTCTGA
- a CDS encoding thymidine kinase, translating into MAKLYFHYASMNAGKSTLLLQASYNYQERGMRTLILTAALDSRAGVGRVASRIGLGADAIPFEAADDLFALVERMHGEETVACVFIDEAQFLAPEQVWQLARVSDRLGIPVMAYGLRTDFQGKLFPGSQELLAIADELREVRTICFCGRKATMVARLDEEGQVVREGAQVDVGGNEKYVSFCRRHWEEKIRYGEDT; encoded by the coding sequence ATGGCAAAACTCTATTTTCACTATGCGTCGATGAACGCCGGCAAGTCCACGCTGCTCCTGCAGGCTTCCTATAACTACCAGGAGCGGGGGATGCGGACGCTGATCCTCACCGCTGCGCTCGACAGCCGAGCCGGCGTCGGGCGCGTCGCCTCGCGCATCGGGCTTGGTGCCGATGCCATTCCCTTCGAGGCGGCCGACGACCTGTTCGCACTGGTCGAGCGCATGCACGGCGAGGAGACCGTCGCCTGTGTGTTCATCGACGAAGCGCAGTTCCTGGCGCCGGAGCAGGTGTGGCAGTTGGCGCGGGTCTCGGACCGGCTCGGCATTCCGGTCATGGCCTATGGGCTGCGGACGGACTTCCAGGGCAAGCTCTTCCCCGGATCGCAGGAACTGCTGGCGATCGCTGACGAATTGCGGGAGGTCCGCACGATCTGTTTCTGCGGCCGCAAGGCGACGATGGTGGCGCGGCTGGACGAAGAAGGTCAGGTCGTTCGCGAGGGGGCCCAAGTCGACGTAGGCGGCAACGAGAAATACGTCTCCTTCTGCCGGCGGCACTGGGAAGAGAAAATCCGCTACGGTGAAGATACTTGA
- a CDS encoding choline ABC transporter substrate-binding protein, translating to MKILLAGAVSLLVLTQVGHAAEPESCGTVRFSDVGWTDITATTATASVILEGLGYETDIKVLSVPVTYSSLKNKDIDVFLGNWMPTMEADIAPYRADKSVESYGPNLTGAKYTLATNAKGAELGIKDFKDIAAHSDELGGKIYAIEPGNDGNRLILGMVENDTFGLKDFEVVESSEQGMLAQVARADKAGEPVVFLGWEPHPMNANFDLTYLTGGDDIFGPNLGGAEIFTNLRAGYAEECPNVGAFVKNLKFTLAMENEIMSAILDDGKDAEDAAKDWLKANPDAVTPWLAGVTTKDGGDAVAAVKAELGL from the coding sequence ATGAAGATCCTGCTTGCCGGAGCCGTATCGCTGCTGGTCCTGACCCAGGTAGGCCATGCAGCGGAGCCCGAATCCTGCGGGACGGTCCGTTTCTCCGACGTCGGATGGACCGACATCACGGCCACCACGGCCACGGCCTCGGTCATCCTTGAAGGACTCGGCTATGAGACCGACATCAAGGTTCTCTCGGTTCCGGTCACCTACAGCTCGCTCAAGAACAAGGACATCGACGTCTTCCTCGGCAACTGGATGCCGACCATGGAGGCCGATATCGCTCCCTATCGCGCAGACAAGTCCGTTGAATCCTACGGCCCCAACCTGACGGGTGCAAAATACACCCTGGCGACCAACGCTAAGGGCGCCGAACTCGGCATTAAGGATTTCAAGGACATCGCGGCACACAGCGATGAGCTGGGCGGCAAGATCTATGCCATCGAACCCGGCAATGACGGCAATCGCCTGATCCTCGGCATGGTCGAGAACGACACTTTCGGGCTCAAGGATTTCGAAGTCGTCGAATCCTCCGAGCAGGGAATGCTGGCGCAGGTGGCGCGGGCAGACAAGGCGGGAGAGCCCGTCGTCTTTCTCGGATGGGAACCGCATCCGATGAACGCCAACTTCGATCTCACCTATCTCACGGGTGGCGACGACATCTTCGGCCCGAACCTGGGTGGTGCGGAGATCTTCACCAACCTGCGCGCCGGCTATGCCGAAGAATGCCCCAATGTCGGCGCCTTCGTGAAGAACCTGAAGTTCACCCTGGCGATGGAAAACGAGATCATGAGCGCCATCCTTGATGACGGGAAGGATGCCGAAGATGCCGCCAAGGATTGGCTCAAGGCCAATCCCGACGCCGTCACTCCCTGGCTCGCGGGTGTGACCACAAAGGACGGCGGCGACGCTGTGGCTGCGGTGAAGGCTGAACTCGGCCTCTGA
- the choW gene encoding choline ABC transporter permease subunit, with protein sequence MTWLPEWLVDDDGQLRLGTWAKQFVDWLTDNGAWFFDWLSSVLATVIDALLYVLQTPHPLVIVTAMTALSWWFRRSIGIALFTVLGLLLIINQGYWKETTETLALVVAATTVSMLVGVPLGIMAARREWIYQVMRPVLDLMQTIPTFVYLIPALILFGLGMVPGLIATVIFAIPAPIRLTRLGIVSTPAALTEAAIAFGATPGQVLRKVELPYAMPQIMAGLTQTIMLSLSMVVIAALVGANGLGVPVVRALNTVNIARGFEAGLCIVILAIILDRMFRPASGDAT encoded by the coding sequence GTGACCTGGCTTCCCGAATGGCTCGTAGACGACGACGGCCAGTTGCGTCTCGGCACGTGGGCGAAACAGTTCGTCGACTGGTTGACGGACAACGGCGCCTGGTTCTTCGACTGGCTGTCAAGCGTGCTTGCCACCGTCATCGATGCGCTGCTCTACGTGCTCCAGACCCCCCATCCGCTGGTGATCGTCACCGCCATGACAGCGCTGTCCTGGTGGTTTCGCCGCTCGATCGGCATCGCGCTCTTCACGGTTCTCGGCCTGCTTCTCATCATCAACCAGGGCTATTGGAAGGAAACCACCGAGACGCTTGCTCTCGTCGTCGCCGCAACCACGGTGAGCATGCTTGTCGGCGTGCCGCTCGGCATCATGGCCGCCCGCCGCGAATGGATCTACCAGGTCATGCGCCCGGTCCTCGACCTGATGCAGACCATCCCGACCTTCGTCTACCTGATTCCCGCACTCATCCTCTTCGGGCTCGGCATGGTACCCGGCCTCATCGCGACGGTAATCTTCGCCATTCCTGCCCCCATCCGCCTCACCCGGCTCGGCATCGTCTCGACCCCTGCAGCACTTACCGAGGCCGCCATCGCCTTCGGCGCCACGCCGGGCCAGGTGCTCCGCAAGGTGGAACTGCCCTACGCCATGCCGCAGATCATGGCCGGGCTGACGCAGACCATCATGCTATCGCTTTCCATGGTGGTGATCGCCGCCCTCGTCGGCGCCAACGGACTGGGCGTCCCCGTCGTGCGCGCTCTCAACACGGTGAATATCGCCCGCGGCTTCGAGGCCGGCCTGTGCATCGTCATCCTGGCGATCATCCTCGACCGGATGTTCCGCCCCGCCTCCGGAGACGCCACGTGA
- the choV gene encoding choline ABC transporter ATP-binding protein → MTDAVVFRNIDIVFGEKPQRILELIDRGMSRDEISEKTGIVVGVADASLSVKEGEILVLMGLSGSGKSTLLRAVNGLAPVARGEVEVTTPEGPIDPYRANAKTLRRLRTHTVSMVFQQFGLLPWRTVEENVGFGLELAGVREAERRKRVAEQLELVNLDQWADRRVGELSGGMQQRVGLARAFATGAPILLMDEPFSALDPLIRTRLQDELLGFQRRLKKTILFVSHDLDEAFRIGNRIAIMDGGRIIQCGTPQEIVRAPANQYVADFVQNMNPIAMLTAGDVMRPGVAETRSGNGVTATAPRETPLVDILDALARQPGVVGVVEKGMVIGTISADDVIHGLTRHRHRDDAT, encoded by the coding sequence GTGACCGACGCAGTCGTCTTCAGGAACATCGACATCGTCTTCGGCGAAAAGCCGCAACGCATCCTCGAACTGATCGACCGGGGCATGAGCCGGGACGAGATCAGCGAAAAGACGGGGATCGTCGTTGGCGTGGCCGATGCCTCGCTGTCGGTGAAGGAGGGCGAGATCCTCGTTCTCATGGGCCTCTCCGGATCGGGCAAATCCACCCTCCTCCGCGCCGTCAACGGGCTCGCCCCCGTGGCGCGCGGCGAGGTGGAGGTGACGACGCCCGAAGGGCCGATCGACCCCTACAGGGCGAACGCGAAGACCTTGCGCAGGCTGCGGACCCATACCGTCTCCATGGTGTTCCAGCAGTTCGGGCTCCTGCCATGGCGCACGGTCGAGGAGAATGTCGGCTTTGGCCTGGAACTCGCGGGCGTCCGGGAAGCGGAGCGCCGCAAGCGCGTCGCCGAGCAGCTCGAACTGGTCAACCTCGACCAATGGGCGGACCGCAGGGTCGGTGAGCTTTCCGGGGGCATGCAGCAGCGTGTCGGTCTCGCCCGCGCCTTTGCCACCGGCGCACCGATCCTTTTGATGGACGAGCCATTCTCGGCCCTTGACCCCTTGATCCGCACCCGCCTGCAGGACGAACTCCTCGGGTTCCAGCGGCGGCTGAAGAAGACGATCCTCTTCGTCAGCCACGACCTCGACGAGGCCTTCCGCATCGGCAACCGCATCGCCATCATGGATGGAGGCCGCATCATCCAGTGCGGGACACCACAGGAGATCGTCCGCGCCCCCGCCAACCAGTATGTGGCGGACTTTGTCCAGAACATGAACCCGATCGCCATGCTGACTGCCGGGGATGTTATGCGACCGGGCGTTGCCGAAACCCGATCGGGCAACGGCGTGACCGCCACCGCCCCCCGGGAGACCCCCCTCGTCGATATTCTCGACGCGCTGGCACGCCAGCCGGGCGTGGTCGGCGTGGTCGAGAAGGGTATGGTGATCGGCACGATCTCGGCCGACGACGTCATCCATGGGCTGACCCGGCACCGGCACAGGGATGACGCGACATGA
- a CDS encoding HugZ family protein has protein sequence MTDKPAVLRETDEEARRLARTLVRGARHMALAVIDPETGFPSASRALTATDLDGTPVILASSLSTHTKALLADPRCSLLAGELGKGDPLAHPRITLQCRAASVPRGDEVHDRLRQRFLDRHPKASLYIDFPDFRFFRLEPQSASLNGGFGRAYALPGSDLVMPIPIDVAEWQVLQAKLREMQELAATVAEAISAPKSAKSRFAGADPAGFDLVSGDLQVRYEFDRPVSSPDAAFTTISKIAETGPRSGSRPEI, from the coding sequence ATGACCGACAAGCCGGCAGTCCTGCGTGAGACCGACGAGGAGGCGCGGCGCCTCGCCCGCACCCTGGTTCGCGGCGCCCGGCACATGGCTCTGGCAGTCATCGATCCCGAAACCGGCTTCCCGTCCGCCAGCCGCGCGCTGACGGCAACCGATCTCGACGGCACCCCGGTCATCCTCGCCTCCTCGCTCTCGACCCACACGAAGGCCCTGCTGGCGGATCCCCGCTGCTCGCTCCTTGCAGGAGAACTCGGCAAGGGCGATCCCCTGGCGCATCCGCGCATCACGCTGCAATGCCGCGCCGCCTCCGTTCCTCGCGGCGATGAGGTTCATGACCGCCTCCGGCAACGCTTTCTCGACCGCCACCCCAAGGCGTCCCTCTACATCGACTTCCCCGACTTCCGGTTCTTCCGCCTCGAACCGCAATCTGCCTCGCTGAACGGCGGCTTCGGTCGCGCCTACGCTCTGCCCGGTAGCGACCTCGTCATGCCGATTCCGATCGACGTCGCCGAATGGCAGGTGCTGCAGGCAAAACTGCGGGAAATGCAGGAACTTGCCGCGACAGTGGCAGAGGCGATCTCGGCGCCGAAATCCGCGAAATCGCGTTTCGCCGGAGCCGATCCGGCCGGTTTCGACCTCGTTTCGGGGGATTTACAGGTCCGATATGAGTTCGATAGGCCGGTTTCGTCGCCGGACGCCGCGTTTACAACGATTTCAAAAATTGCTGAAACGGGCCCACGAAGTGGTTCCCGACCCGAAATTTAG
- a CDS encoding ArsR/SmtB family transcription factor, which translates to MDMLPLSEHSLAAAGLLSAMANPKRLMILCCLVKGEVAVGALAVRVGLSQSALSQHLSKLRAQKLVKTRRDAQTIYYSCSSPAVLKILESLEDIYCTPLQAKFAAA; encoded by the coding sequence ATGGACATGCTGCCACTTTCCGAGCATTCGCTCGCCGCCGCCGGCTTGCTTTCTGCCATGGCAAACCCGAAGCGCCTGATGATCCTTTGCTGCCTCGTCAAGGGAGAAGTCGCGGTCGGTGCGCTGGCGGTTCGCGTCGGATTGAGCCAGTCGGCTCTCTCTCAACATCTGTCGAAGCTGCGGGCACAGAAACTGGTCAAGACGCGGCGCGATGCCCAGACGATCTATTATTCCTGCTCTTCACCGGCCGTGCTGAAGATCCTCGAATCGCTCGAGGATATCTACTGCACGCCGCTTCAGGCCAAGTTCGCAGCCGCCTGA
- a CDS encoding aspartate aminotransferase family protein, with product MSNRLNTTPNDLRAFWMPFTANRQFKKEPRLFVGAKDMHYTTHDGRQVLDATAGLWCVNAGHCRPKITEAIREQAGELDYAPAFQLGHPKAFELANRLVDIAPEGLNHVLYTNSGSESVDTALKVALAYHRVKGNGSRFRLIGRERGYHGVNFGGISVGGIVANRKMFGTLLTGVDHMPHTHQPGKNAFTRGEPEHGGDLASELERIVTLHDASTIAAVIVEPVAGSTGVLIPPKGYLQKLRDICTRHGILLIFDEVITGFGRMGTPFAAQYYGVTPDIMTTAKGLTNGVIPMGAVLVSSEIHDAFMSGPEHMIEFFHGYTYSGNPIAAAAGLATLETYKEEGLFDRARDMAPYWEDGLHSLKDLPNVIDIRNIGMIGAIELDPIAGEPTKRAFSAFLKAYENGLLIRTTGDIIAMSPPLIAEKHHIDEIFGKLREILKSNI from the coding sequence ATGTCCAACCGCCTCAACACCACGCCGAACGATCTTCGCGCGTTCTGGATGCCGTTCACGGCAAACCGCCAGTTCAAGAAGGAGCCGCGCCTCTTCGTCGGTGCAAAGGATATGCACTATACGACGCATGACGGGCGCCAGGTTCTCGATGCGACGGCCGGCCTCTGGTGCGTCAATGCCGGCCACTGCCGGCCGAAGATCACCGAGGCGATTCGCGAACAGGCAGGCGAACTGGATTATGCTCCCGCCTTCCAGCTCGGCCATCCGAAGGCCTTCGAGCTTGCCAATCGCCTGGTGGACATCGCACCGGAAGGCCTGAACCACGTCCTCTACACCAATTCCGGCTCCGAGTCGGTCGACACCGCTCTCAAGGTCGCCCTCGCCTATCATCGCGTGAAGGGCAACGGTTCGCGCTTCCGCCTGATAGGCCGCGAGCGCGGCTATCACGGCGTCAACTTCGGCGGCATCTCCGTCGGCGGCATCGTCGCCAACCGTAAGATGTTCGGCACGCTGCTCACCGGCGTCGACCACATGCCGCACACCCATCAGCCGGGCAAGAATGCCTTCACCCGCGGCGAGCCCGAACATGGTGGCGACCTCGCCTCCGAGCTGGAGCGCATCGTCACCCTGCATGATGCTTCGACCATCGCCGCCGTCATCGTCGAACCGGTGGCCGGCTCCACCGGCGTCCTCATTCCGCCGAAGGGCTACCTTCAGAAGCTCCGCGATATCTGCACTAGGCACGGCATCCTGTTGATCTTCGACGAGGTCATCACCGGTTTCGGCCGCATGGGAACGCCGTTCGCCGCGCAATACTACGGCGTCACGCCCGATATCATGACGACGGCCAAGGGCCTTACCAACGGGGTCATCCCGATGGGTGCCGTTCTCGTCAGCTCCGAGATCCACGACGCCTTCATGAGTGGCCCGGAGCACATGATCGAGTTCTTCCACGGCTACACCTATTCGGGCAATCCGATTGCCGCCGCCGCCGGCCTCGCAACGCTGGAAACCTACAAGGAGGAAGGCCTCTTCGACCGGGCCCGCGACATGGCGCCCTACTGGGAGGACGGCCTGCATTCGCTGAAGGACCTGCCGAACGTGATCGACATCCGCAACATCGGTATGATCGGCGCGATCGAACTCGATCCGATCGCCGGCGAGCCGACCAAGCGCGCCTTCTCCGCCTTCCTCAAGGCCTACGAGAACGGTCTCTTGATCCGCACCACCGGCGACATCATCGCCATGTCTCCGCCGCTGATCGCCGAGAAGCACCATATCGACGAGATCTTCGGCAAGCTGCGCGAGATCCTGAAGTCAAACATCTGA
- a CDS encoding cyclase family protein, translating into MCNHCVIENVKRNMLSRRSLFKGAAFAGAAAMVATSTPREVLAQPTSKVVDLTHAYDSTFLTFDGNPGIEYEWAVEFAQNGYQLHKLTIFEHTGTHIDAPFHFSADGTSVDQIEPEKLVAPLVIVDITDRAREEANTAVEAADIEAWISANGEIPAGAIVALRSGWAKKVKEASFRNDEAGNFAFPGFGKSATDLLLTLDVVAIGVDTLSLDPGNSADFAVHNSWLPAGRYGIEALANLEELPVKGATIVVGAPKHRGGTGGPARVLALV; encoded by the coding sequence ATGTGCAATCACTGCGTCATCGAAAACGTGAAGCGAAACATGCTGTCGCGCCGGTCGCTGTTCAAGGGAGCAGCCTTCGCCGGGGCTGCCGCCATGGTCGCGACGAGCACGCCACGCGAGGTCCTCGCCCAGCCCACCAGCAAGGTCGTCGACCTCACCCATGCCTATGATTCGACGTTCCTGACCTTCGACGGCAACCCGGGGATCGAGTATGAATGGGCCGTTGAATTCGCCCAGAACGGCTACCAGCTTCACAAGCTGACCATCTTCGAGCACACCGGCACGCATATCGACGCTCCTTTCCATTTCAGCGCCGACGGCACCAGCGTCGACCAGATCGAGCCGGAAAAACTCGTGGCGCCGCTTGTCATCGTCGACATCACGGATCGGGCAAGGGAAGAGGCTAACACCGCGGTCGAGGCCGCCGATATCGAAGCCTGGATCAGTGCCAATGGCGAAATTCCGGCAGGGGCCATCGTCGCCCTGCGTTCCGGTTGGGCAAAGAAGGTCAAGGAAGCCTCCTTCCGCAATGATGAAGCGGGCAATTTTGCCTTCCCCGGCTTTGGCAAGTCGGCGACTGACCTCTTGCTGACGCTCGACGTCGTGGCCATCGGCGTTGATACGCTATCGCTCGACCCCGGCAATTCGGCAGACTTCGCCGTCCACAACTCATGGCTGCCCGCCGGCCGCTACGGCATTGAGGCGCTGGCCAATCTCGAAGAGCTTCCGGTCAAGGGCGCGACGATCGTCGTTGGCGCGCCGAAGCATAGGGGCGGCACCGGCGGCCCGGCTCGCGTCCTGGCACTGGTCTAG
- a CDS encoding carboxymuconolactone decarboxylase family protein: protein MAVVPLLNDEEASVEALAVFNEIREARGTDYVNNFWRALAHDPAQLKSIWDRIQSVMAPGALDPLVKELIYVAVSTANGCGYCVHSHTASARAKGMTPAMHAELMAVIAMASQTNALATALGVPVDARFDTEETKG, encoded by the coding sequence ATGGCCGTCGTTCCACTGCTGAATGACGAAGAGGCGAGCGTCGAAGCGCTCGCCGTCTTCAACGAAATCCGCGAGGCACGAGGCACCGACTATGTCAACAATTTCTGGCGGGCGCTTGCCCATGACCCCGCCCAGCTTAAGTCGATCTGGGACAGGATCCAGTCCGTCATGGCTCCCGGTGCGCTCGATCCGCTGGTGAAGGAACTCATCTATGTCGCCGTCTCCACCGCCAATGGCTGCGGCTACTGCGTCCATTCACATACGGCGTCGGCTAGGGCCAAGGGCATGACACCGGCAATGCATGCTGAACTGATGGCGGTCATTGCCATGGCGAGCCAGACAAATGCGCTTGCGACGGCGCTCGGCGTACCGGTCGATGCGCGTTTCGACACCGAGGAGACGAAGGGCTGA
- a CDS encoding sodium-dependent bicarbonate transport family permease — MEAPAILTALWLILRHPMPGADPAMAQSRQKAALRDVMLNVTIVILIGAFAIGAVTGEKGLGELSGFVIDPFRGVLCLFLLDLGAVAGSGIRKEWRLLSPGLLGFALAMPLIGASLALVPALAAGLSVGNTALLVTLAASASYIAVPTAMRIAAPDARPEIYLSLSLGLTFPFNLVAGLPIYVQLASLGA, encoded by the coding sequence ATGGAGGCCCCGGCGATCCTGACGGCGCTGTGGCTCATCCTGCGGCATCCTATGCCGGGAGCCGATCCCGCGATGGCGCAGAGCCGGCAGAAGGCGGCGCTACGGGATGTCATGCTCAACGTCACCATCGTCATCCTGATCGGAGCCTTCGCCATTGGTGCGGTGACCGGGGAGAAGGGGCTGGGCGAGCTTTCCGGCTTCGTCATCGACCCGTTCCGCGGCGTGCTCTGCCTCTTCCTCCTGGACCTCGGTGCCGTGGCGGGAAGTGGCATCCGCAAGGAGTGGCGGCTCCTGTCTCCGGGGCTTCTCGGGTTTGCGCTGGCCATGCCGCTCATCGGTGCTTCGCTCGCGCTGGTGCCGGCATTGGCTGCCGGACTATCGGTGGGGAATACAGCGCTTCTCGTCACGCTCGCCGCCAGCGCGTCGTATATCGCCGTACCCACCGCGATGCGGATCGCGGCACCTGATGCACGGCCGGAGATCTATCTCAGCCTGTCGCTGGGGCTGACATTCCCGTTCAACCTCGTTGCTGGCCTGCCGATCTACGTCCAGCTGGCAAGCCTCGGCGCCTGA